Below is a window of Dromaius novaehollandiae isolate bDroNov1 chromosome 23, bDroNov1.hap1, whole genome shotgun sequence DNA.
TTAGAATGAATGCTATTTTTGCTTAATTAAAAGGTCCCCAAAGAAGGGGGACATACCAATGCAGAAGTTTACACATCTTGAAATAGTAAGACATTAAAAGCAAGTTGTCCGAAAGTGGCACTTTCAAGAAAGCATAACTAAACCTTCCGTTAAGCCAGGCTAGAAGCACCATAAGGCAGGCTTGCAGTGCCGTCCTCGTGTTATCAGAGAATAACATGTTCACAAGGCCAAGCAAGTCTTTGGGctgcaaaaaaatatatagaatagCACTAGCCCTTGAACTTGCCAGTAGATGAGTTAACGCAAGATAGAGGATCATAGTTCATCAGAGAGGTCCCAACTTCCCTGAAGGGCGTTGGAAAAGGTCGTCTGTCATCCTCCCAGATACCAATGCCTGGACGTTTTTATTCCTAAAGATGTTGGGGGAagtgttaaaaataatatttgcttGTTACAAAAAAGGTGCTTATGCAAAGTGTTCCACTTCTTATGACTATAAATCCAACCACACTGAACCTGGAATGAATCAGAGAGAGTGCCTCAAAGTACCATCTAAAAAAATACGTATCAATGAGACTGAAACTTGGGCATACGATGGTTTGGGAAGGAAATTTCTCAATCCATCGTGGATCTCTGCTGCTGTATATACTTGTGTTAAGTGCCTAGGACTCCTGTGTTCGTTAGCAAATAGACCATCCGTTACAACAGCTGAATTTATTTAACTAGTACTCCAAATGGGAAACAAGGGCACTTGACTGCAGACCAGAAAGGTCTGTTCTTCCAGACTACCTTCTCGGGCTCCCAGAGCAGTGCTCTGCGTAGCCAGATCCTTGCCATCCCAAGCGCGTTCCTGCGTTTGATGTGCAGTCGCTAGGgtaaaatttatttcaaatacaCTTTGCTGAGAAAGtggctcccctccctcccttctcccctcccccgaaaaagaaagaaagaaagaaaaacgtCTCCTTTCTGATTACCCTCTTGACTCATCGATCAAACAGCATGAAGCAAGGTCCCGCGACAACGGCTTGCGCCTTCTtcccagtgatttttctttttgtattaattttattttaatttttttatcaaAAAAGACAGTTTATGGCTAGAGTGGGTGAAAAGGAAACGTGCCCAACAGCCGTTAtgtggggcagagcaggaacCCGGAGAAGGAGGAGTGGATGTACTCGGTGGAGTACAGCCCGTTGGCTTGGTCCGAGGGCATTTGTACCCAGACCTGGTCGTTCTCCTTGAGTTCGAGCACGGCGCTGCCGGAGGCTTGGTCCAGGTAGCCCTTTTTGTACTCGTCGTAGGTGTAGGTGGCGGGCACGTTGTTCTTGTAAAGCGCCACCCAGACGTTTGTCCCTTTGACGTGCACGTGGTAGGCAAAGTAGTAGATGCCGGACACGGGGCAGGTGAAAATCCCGGTGACGGGGTTGTAGCCGTTGTGCCCGTTATACAAAGTCCGGTCGAACTTGACCGGCATGCCCGAGGCCGGGAAGGGGGAGGTGAGAATGGCGGTGAAGGCGGGCGCGATGCGGGCGGAGAGCTCTCCCCGGCCGTACTGCGGCTTCCCCGGCTTGCCGTTGCCCAGCACGGCCCCCTCCACGCCTCCGTCGGGCAGGTGCAGCCCCGCGATGCCCGTCTCGTCGAAGAcccccggcgctcccggcggccccgggggaccgggggggcccggcggcccgTTCAGCCCCGGCGTTCCCGGCATTCCCGGCGGGCCGATGGGTCCGGCCATGCCGGGCTCGCCGGCCTTCCCCTCGCCGGGAGCCCCCGGGAGGCCGGGCTCCCCCTTCAGCCCCGGGAGCCCCTGCGGCCCCATGGGCCCCGCGGGCCCCTGCAAGCCCGGGATGCCCGAGGGGCCCCGcaggccgggctgccccgggatCCCGCCGTCCCCTTTCGGCCCGGGACCGCCCGTTAATCCCGGCACCCCCGGGAGGCCGATGAAACCCGGCTCCCCTTTGGGGCCCGtcggcccgggggggccctgcgaCCCGGGCAGACCCCTTTCTCCCGGCACCCCCGGCTTCCCCGCGAAGCCGTTGGGGCCCTGGTCGCCGCGCATCCCCGGCATTCCCGGGGGGCCGCTCGGCCCCACGTCGCCTTTGGAGCCCGGCAGCCCGTGCTTGCCCGGCAGCCCCAtggaccccggcggccccggcggcccgatgacgcccgcggggcccggctcccccggctcccCGTCGACACCGGGTTCCCCTTTATCGCCGATGCCCCCCGGCACGCCGGGCTGCCCGCGGTCTCCTTTGAGGCCGGGCAAGCCCGGCTTCCCGTAGCCCGTGGGCCCGGGCAAGCCGGGGAGGCCGCGGATCCCGGGTTCTCCCTTGGGTCCCGTGGGGCCCTGTATCCCCGGCACTCCCGCCACGCCGGGGATGCCGATCCCGTCgacgccgggggggccccggggcccaaTGGGGCCCGGCTCCCCGTTGACCCCGGGCCCTCCCGGCGGGCCCATGTCGCCCTTCTCCCCCGGAGCGCCCGGCAGGCCGTCGAGGCCGGGCTTCCCCACGCCGGCGGGCCctgggggccccgcggggccgggagggccCCCGTTCCCCCGGGGCCCCGGCACGCCTGGCTTCCCCACGCCGTTTTCACCCTTCAGGCCTCGCTCTCCGCGAGGACCGGGCTCCCCTTTCGGGCCGGGCTCGCCCCGAAACCCCGGCAGGCCGGGGCCGCCCTGGGGGCCCGGTTTCCCGTTGACGGAGATGCCTGCTGGCCCCGGCAGTCCCGGGGGGCCCGGCAGTCCCCTGGGCCCTTGCTCTCCTCTCATGCCGGGTTCGCCTTTGGCTCCGGGCATCCCTTTCATACCCGCTTTTCCTGGGAGTCCT
It encodes the following:
- the COL8A2 gene encoding collagen alpha-2(VIII) chain, whose product is MLPDAAAPLLLLLLAGLRSAAGGGAAGYAQVKYLQPMVKGPLGPPFREGKGQYLDVPPMLPMDLKGEPGPPGKPGPRGPPGPPGYPGKPGTGKPGMHGQPGPAGPPGFSGIGKPGIPGLPGKAGMKGMPGAKGEPGMRGEQGPRGLPGPPGLPGPAGISVNGKPGPQGGPGLPGFRGEPGPKGEPGPRGERGLKGENGVGKPGVPGPRGNGGPPGPAGPPGPAGVGKPGLDGLPGAPGEKGDMGPPGGPGVNGEPGPIGPRGPPGVDGIGIPGVAGVPGIQGPTGPKGEPGIRGLPGLPGPTGYGKPGLPGLKGDRGQPGVPGGIGDKGEPGVDGEPGEPGPAGVIGPPGPPGSMGLPGKHGLPGSKGDVGPSGPPGMPGMRGDQGPNGFAGKPGVPGERGLPGSQGPPGPTGPKGEPGFIGLPGVPGLTGGPGPKGDGGIPGQPGLRGPSGIPGLQGPAGPMGPQGLPGLKGEPGLPGAPGEGKAGEPGMAGPIGPPGMPGTPGLNGPPGPPGPPGPPGAPGVFDETGIAGLHLPDGGVEGAVLGNGKPGKPQYGRGELSARIAPAFTAILTSPFPASGMPVKFDRTLYNGHNGYNPVTGIFTCPVSGIYYFAYHVHVKGTNVWVALYKNNVPATYTYDEYKKGYLDQASGSAVLELKENDQVWVQMPSDQANGLYSTEYIHSSFSGFLLCPT